A stretch of the Theileria equi strain WA chromosome 1, complete sequence genome encodes the following:
- a CDS encoding hypothetical protein (encoded by transcript BEWA_033050A) gives MNLTFHNSKHNANNDDKKYCCSYHSYNGGKRISVSKQEVSCTSHNTGSTSFFQHTVNSGSRVRLAAIKYYGIRTPRKRINIDSLKLPTKESAKVTVYTFYSLERNPVLIYVDFKGGIATTGWYRKGDSSAGDNEEWTEVKDLKDKAPDKLTNPTGCNSEGFKELADKLKDLGCKGLEQCTAVRTLDPEHLGQNGVQREEVPAADLSDQVPDTESETKILLQGTPVAQMAEDAIDSEDKEEEEDGPEALPQVGGQDPGTVGGTSDLEALALQIKDALGLSDLDTIFAVICGGLTKVGLTSATTYLAVWKLYKFCKSLRKDPWVRQI, from the coding sequence ATGAATCTAACCTTTCATAATTCTAAGCATAATGCCAACAATGATGACAAAAAGTACTGTTGTAGTTATCATAGTTATAATGGTGGAAAGAGGATCTCCGTAAGTAAACAAGAAGTTTCTTGCACATCCCACAATACAGGTTCTacttcattcttccaacaCACCGTTAATTCTGGTAGTAGAGTGAGGCTTGCTGCTATTAAGTATTATGGCATTAGAACTCccaggaagagaataaatattGATAGCCTTAAATTGCCTACTAAAGAGTCGGCGAAAGTTACagtttatacattttactCGTTGGAGAGAAATCCGGTGCTGATATATGTTGACTTCAAAGGAGGCATAGCTACTACAGGATGGTACCGAAAGGGTGACTCCTCTGCTGGTGACAATGAAGAGTGGACAGAAGTAAAGGATCTCAAAGATAAAGCACCTGATAAGTTAACTAATCCTACAGGCTGCAATAGTGAAGGCTTTAAAGAACTTGCGGATAAACTAAAAGATCTTGGATGTAAAGGCTTGGAACAATGTACTGCTGTTCGAACTCTTGATCCAGAACATCTCGGACAAAACggagttcaacgtgaggaagtCCCAGCagctgacttatctgaccaggttcctgatacagagtctgagacaaagattctcctacaaggtactccagtggctcaaatggctgaagatgctatagatAGCGAAGAcaaggaagaggaagaagatggtCCTGAAgctcttcctcaagttgGAGGACAAGATCCTGGTACTGTTGGGGGTACTAGTGATCTTGAAGCTCTTGCTCTTCAAATTAAAGATGCCTTAGGCCTTTCTGATTTAGATACAATTTTTGCAGTCATCTGTGGAGGTCTCACTAAAGTTGGTTTGACATCTGCTACGACCTATCTTGCAGtatggaaactctataaGTTTTGTAAGAGCCTAAGAAaagacccttgggttagacagatttag
- a CDS encoding hypothetical protein (encoded by transcript BEWA_033040A) codes for MISEERSSVGSLLSRGNLQRKSSHLNKTIGDDNVGMQTAASEISTSRAETIKGVTNPTLISTSDVADNRSTLSLVEGQCLPESNQKIFSKWVRACDHTESKQGNILPLKKQQKHDDSGRIRPKLIVKQTGTTYCASFQTDDKEFNNDILGTRRLYYNLADVRRGINITFKKQGGNKTMALIVIVEEPVDLPKRLTGILSKRINSNGQEIKVRSKYNRKILFIKACSDYSPNLQETVVSTRV; via the exons atgatttccGAGGAAAGGTCTTCTGTAGGCTCGTTGTTAAGCCGagggaacctccagaggaagtcatcacacctgaataaaacaatagggGACGACAACGTCGGAATGCAAACTGCAGCGAgtgaaatctcaacttcacgagctgaaacgataaaaggtgtcacaaatccaacattaatatcaacaagtgatgtagctgacaacaggtctacgttatccctcgttgaagggcaatgcctacctgaatctaatcaaaaaatcttttctaaatgggtacgagcttgcgatcatacagagagtaaacagggaaacatattgcctcttaaaaagcaacaaaaacatgatgatagtggaagaataagacCCAAACTaatcgttaaacaaactggtacaacctactgtgcatcattccaaactgacgacaaagagttcaacaatgacatacttggcactagaagactttattataatctagctgacgtaag acgggggataaacataacttttaaaaagcaaggcggtaataaaactatggcgcttatagtaatcgttgaagaaccagtagATCTCCCAAAGAGACTTactggaatcctcagtaagaggataaactcaaatggtcaagaaatcaaggtcaggtcgaaatacaatcgaaaaatcttatttataaaggcctgttctgattattccccaaacctacaggaaactgtagtgtctacaagggtgtag
- a CDS encoding hypothetical protein (encoded by transcript BEWA_033080A), with amino-acid sequence MEAIGTARDRSRTRPSIFHKQRVIFPIFNLATFVEYFNVQFLFASMRGLEMSLGFSPEMLSRFAMVEELSLVSFIPVWGILSDIYELKYLLGFALFMSGTLSVVLSLISNYGFMLFIRILNGATMGSVTPSTQKYVVGMKSIDLGLAFGILHATMCAARLICSILITKLASTVFFGIYGWRICSLVFGIFCIMISPLLLLMPKFHRDLPPDPSDTEKVPLKLRIQKLLKFLYNNLREAFRTTTSKILLVLIFFSDGPFLTFSFITLYFQYEGLSDLRAGVSTGLIIIGGLVGGVIGGFTSDYLHKRSEKYGRLIFGIVATAVRMVSLSTAFYAFNRHNVYQFYPILAKLLFLIGASFATVSCVDRAILADVVHPRYQSSAIGFCRCIAGIGSSITFAPLLGILIERVYGYVPITIDLKYVPMELIEKNAYALRNSIMIVNVGTTFIVLLLYIVLCFSFGADAECIREKTRLKEREVSIDL; translated from the exons ATGGAGGCGATTGGGACAGCAAGAGATCGGTCTAGGACCAGGCCGAGCATTTTTCACAAGCAAAGGGTCATATTTCCCATCTTTAACTTGGCTACATTTGTGGAATACTTCAACGTCCAGTTTCTGTTTGCCTCAATGAGAGGTTTGGAGATGTCGTTGGGCTTCTCACCTGAAATGCTCTCGAGGTTCGCCATGGTTGAGGAACTCTCCTTGGTCTCGTTTATACCAGTTTGGGGTATCCTTTCTGATATATACGAGCTCAAGTATCTCTTGGGTTTTGCTCTATTCATGTCTGGCACACTGTCAGTTGTCTTGAGTCTTATTTCAAACTATGGATTTATGTTGTTTATTCGCATTCTCAACGGTGCAACAATGGGAAGTGTAACTCCATCGACACAAAAGTACGTTGTTGGAATGAAGAGCATCGACCTAGGGTTGGCATTTGGTATACTGCATGCAACAATGTGTGCTGCTAGATTGATATGTTCCATTCTTATAACAAAGCTAGCGTCGACTGTATTTTTTGGGATATACGGTTGGAGAATTTGTTCGCTAGtctttggtattttttGCATCATGATATCACCGCTCCTTCTCCTAATGCCAAAGTTTCATAGAGACCTCCCTCCAGATCCAAGTGATACCGAAAAGGTTCCCCTCAAGTTACGCATACAGAAACTGTTGAAATTTTTGTATAACAATTTGCGTGAAGCTTTCAGAACGACAACCTCAAAGATTTTGCTGGTCTTG ATATTTTTTTCCGATGGCCCGTTTTTGACCTTTTCATTCATCACCCTCTACTTTCAATACGAGGGTCTTTCTGACCTCAGGGCAGGTGTATCTACGGGATTGATAATTATCGGAGGTTTGGTTGGGGGTGTAATTGGGGGTTTTACCTCTGACTACCTTCATAAAAGATCAGAGAAGTATGGAAGGTTGATTTTTG GAATTGTAGCTACTGCTGTGAGGATGGTCTCTTTGTCTACAGCATTTTACGCCTTTAATAGACACAACGTCTACCAATTCTATCCCATTCTTGCAAAACTTTTGTTTCTCATTGGGGCAAGTTTTGCGACGGTAAGTTGTGTGGACCGTGCTATTTTGGCGGATGTTGTTCACCCAAGATATCAGAGTTCAGCCATTGGATTC TGTCGTTGTATTGCCGGAATTGGGAGTAGCATAACGTTTGCCCCTCTACTTGGGATACTAATAGAGAGAGTATATGGATATGTGCCTATAACGATTGACTTGAAATATGTACCGATGGAATTGATTGAAAAAAATGCATACGCCTTGAGAAATTCGATTATGATTGTAAACGTGGGAACAACTTTTATAGTTCTTCTCTTGTACATAGTATTATGTTTTTCATTCG GTGCCGATGCGGAATGCATTCGTGAAAAGACCCGTTTAAAGGAGCGTGAAGTTAGTATCGACCTCTGA
- a CDS encoding prolyl-tRNA synthetase, putative (encoded by transcript BEWA_033090A) produces the protein MSDASKADKLYKFLQNLGLRYRVIKHPNVVTVKDMLEEPTLAAVKDDFIRNIFMLDSSKRCYLISALHDTEVNWKVLRKRLNVNKLHMGDEKDMEHILGVSRGSLSPFSLMNDTENKVRLLFDSRLKERKDIVAHPLHNEESIVMSLEDMTKFLREVNHEPTFMPMNEQDAAALGEPVAKPTEAKSAKQAAKSNDLNILGITVKKEENFAEWFTQVIVRGEMIDYYDISGCYIFLPWSYFIWEIFQNWFNGEIKKMGVDNCYFPMFVSKDKLEAEKNHIEGFSPEVAWVTRYGDSEFQDPIAIRPTSETIMYPEFSRWIRSHRDLPLKLNQWNSVVRWEFKQPTPFIRSREFLWQEGHTAHSTEEEALDMVYGALDLYKRFYEEYLAVPVVKGMKSESEKFPGGKMTTTIETFIPANGRGIQAATSHLLGTNFAKLFDIQFEDQNGNKQLVHQTSWGFTTRSIGTMLMIHGDDKGVVLPPKVAKLQVIIVPIISKNANKDGIMQTVDSVEAKLKTAGIRISVDDRTGYTPGYKFNHWELRGVPLRLEIGTKDVENNTCRLVRRDTGEKIDVSLDGIDDTVSDLLDTVQKTLLLKATETFNASIVKAYTFDEVMPALNSDKLLLLPWCEDSSTEDEIKLETQKLSAQNLGGRTGGMKSLCIPLEQPEMPEGTKCFWTGKPAKRWSFWGRSY, from the exons ATGTCAGACGCATCAAAGGCCGATAAGTTGTACAAATTCCTGCAGAATCTCGGCCTGCGCTACAGG GTAATAAAGCATCCTAATGTCGTCACAGTAAAGGATATGCTCGAGGAACCGACCCTTGCCGCCGTAAAGGACGATTTTATCAGAAATATCTTCATGCTCGACTCTTCCAAGAGATGCTACTTGATTTCGGCCTTACAC GACACTGAAGTCAACTGGAAGGTGTTGAGAAAGCGATTGAACGTGAACAAGTTGCATATGGGCGACGAGAAGGATATGGAGCATATCCTCGGAGTCTCCAGGGGCTCCCTCTCTCCGTTCAGTCTAATGAACGATACAGA GAATAAAGTACGCCTCCTCTTTGATAGCCGGCTCAAGGAGAGGAAGGACATTGTTGCCCATCCATTGCATAATGAGGAGTCTATTGTAATGAGCCTTGAAGATATGACCAAGTTTTTGCGTGAAGTTAACCATGAACCAACGTTCATGCCCATGAACGAGCAGGATGCTGCCGCCCTCGGGGAACCTGTTGCAAAACCAACCGAGGCAAAATCAGCCAAACAAGCCGCAAAATCAAACGATTTGAATATTCTAGGAATCACAgtaaagaaggaagagaacTTTGCGGAATGGTTTACACAG GTAATTGTTCGCGGGGAGATGATCGATTACTACGATATTTCCGGCTGCTATATATTCCTCCCATGGAGTTACTTTATTTGGGAGATTTTCCAGAATTGGTTCAATGgagaaattaaaaag ATGGGTGTTGACAACTGCTACTTCCCAATGTTTGTGTCCAAGGATAAGTTGGAAGCTGAAAAAAATCACATTGAAGGGTTTAGCCCAGAGGTTGCCTGGGTGACACGCTATGGCGACTCTGAGTTCCAGGATCCTATCGCAATTAGACCAACCAGTGAGACAATCATGTATCCAGAGTTTTCTCGTTGGATCCGTTCTCACCGTGATTTACCTCTGAAACTTAATCAGTGGAATTCTGTTGTCAGATGGGAGTTTAAACAACCTACTCCTTTCATTCGCAGTCGTGAATTTTTATGGCAAGAGGGCCATACAGCTCACTCCACAGAAGAAGAAGCCCTTGATATGGTTTATGGCGCCTTGGATCTTTATAAAAGGTTTTACGAGGAGTATCTAGCTGTTCCAGTTGTCAAAGGTATGAAGAGTGAATCAGAAAAATTCCCAGGCGGTAAAATGACGACAACTATAGAGACATTTATACCAGCCAATGGAAGAGGTATCCAGGCTGCCACTTCCCATTTACTTGGAACAAACTTTGCAAAACTTTTTGACATTCAGTTTGAAGATCAGAATGGAAATAAGCAGTTGGTTCACCAGACGAGTTGGGGATTTACAACTCGTAGCATTGGCACTATGCTTATGATTCATGGTGACGACAAGGGTGTGGTACTACCACCAAAGGTTGCCAAGTTGCAAGTTATTATCGTACCAATTATTAGCAAGAACGCTAATAAGGATGGAATTATGCAGACAGTAGATTCTGTAGAAGCTAAACTAAAGACGGCGGGTATCCGTATTAGTGTGGATGATAGAACAGGATATACACCTGGGTATAAATTTAATCACTGGGAACTTAGGGGAGTCCCACTACGTCTTGAAATTGGAACAAAGGATGTTGAAAATAACACATGCAGACTTGTTAGAAGGGACACTGGTGAAAAGATTGATGTGAGCCTCGATGGAATAGATGACACCGTATCTGACCTTTTGGATACAGTTCAAAAAACCCTACTATTAAAGGCTACGGAAACATTTAACGCGTCAATAGTCAAGGCGTATACATTTGATGAAGTAATGCCAGCTCTGAATTCTGACAAGTTATTGCTCTTGCCATGGTGTGAGGATTCATCAACGGAGGATGAGATTAAGCTTGAAACTCAGAAATTATCAGCTCag AACTTGGGTGGGCGTACCGGCGGAATGAAGAGCTTATGCATTCCATTGGAGCAACCTGAAATGCCAGAGGGCACAAAGTGCTTCTGGACTGGTAAGCCAGCAAAGAGATGGTCCTTTTGGGGAAGAAGTTATTAA
- a CDS encoding hypothetical protein (encoded by transcript BEWA_033020A), giving the protein MKVFAFSVLLLGYPNLFCSALRGSNDLTLDIDKFPDPIDIVTENQGDLKVYKPYDPNALKAIMQGGKPIWFKKRGEKATKVVVFNADAPSIVHVHFQAGSEEKMNIYHLLGDSWALRGTYDPDQPGSPLSGEDPIPEEEVSDLQLDITAAATKGVQVSTFVSCNIPTKVFKVAPGSVIKSLVVGETAVWANGNDKLKESKVYQPKGAAESFIFTAVINGGGGKDVTKFFKKEGAEVKELAKNEFEKMLQEFVDNDVLDNAGPASIDL; this is encoded by the coding sequence ATGAAGGTATTTGCGTTCTCTGTTTTGCTTCTGGGTTATCCCAACCTTTTCTGCAGCGCCCTGAGAGGAAGCAACGACTTGACGTTAGACATCGACAAGTTCCCCGACCCAATTGACATCGTCACTGAAAACCAGGGCGATCTCAAGGTCTACAAGCCATACGACCCCAACGCTTTGAAGGCCATCATGCAAGGTGGAAAGCCAATCTGGTTCAAGAAGAGAGGTGAAAAGGCTACCAAGGTTGTTGTCTTCAATGCCGATGCACCAAGCATTGTACACGTCCACTTCCAAGCTGGATCTGAAGAGAAGATGAACATCTACCACCTCCTGGGAGACTCATGGGCCCTCAGAGGTACCTATGATCCAGATCAGCCAGGAAGTCCTCTCTCTGGTGAGGACCCAATTCCAGAGGAGGAAGTCTCTGATCTCCAACTCGATATCACCGCCGCTGCTACCAAGGGCGTTCAAGTCAGTACCTTCGTCAGCTGCAACATTCCCACCAAGGTCTTCAAAGTCGCTCCTGGCTCCGTAATCAAGAGTCTCGTCGTTGGTGAAACTGCCGTATGGGCAAACGGGAATGATAAGCTCAAGGAGTCCAAGGTCTATCAGCCAAAGGGAGCTGCTGAAAGCTTTATCTTTACCGCCGTTATCAATGGTGGTGGTGGCAAGGATGTAACAAAGTTCTTCAAGAAGGAGGGAGCTGAAGTCAAGGAGCTCGCCAAGAATGAATTCGAAAAGATGCTCCAGGAATTCGTTGATAACGACGTCCTCGATAACGCAGGCCCAGCCTCCATTGATCTCTAA
- a CDS encoding hypothetical protein (encoded by transcript BEWA_033060A), with protein sequence MISEERSPLGSLLSRGNLQRKSSHLNKTIGDDNVGMQTAASEISTSRAETIKGVTNPTLISTSDVADNRSTLSLVEGQCLPESNQKIFSKWVRACDHTESKQGDILPLKKQQKHDDNGRIGPKLIVKQTGTTYRASFQTDDKEFNNDILGTRRLYYNLADVRRGINITFKKQGGNKTMALIVIVEEPVDLPKRLTGILSKRINSNGQEIKVRSKYNRKILFIKACSDYSPNLQETVVSTRV encoded by the exons atgatttccGAGGAAAGGTCTCCTTTAGGCTCGTTGTTAAGCCGagggaacctccagaggaagtcatcacacctgaataaaacaatagggGACGACAACGTCGGAATGCAAACTGCAGCGAgtgaaatctcaacttcacgagctgaaacgataaaaggtgtcacaaatccaacattaatatcaacaagtgatgtagctgacaacaggtctacgttatccctcgttgaagggcaatgcctacctgaatctaatcaaaaaattttttctaaatgggtacgagcttgcgatcatacagagagtaaacagggagacatattgcctcttaaaaagcaacaaaaacatgatgataatggaagaataggacCCAAACTaatcgttaaacaaactggtacaacctaccgtgcatcattccaaactgacgacaaagagttcaacaatgacatacttggcactagaagactttattataatctagctgacgtaag acgggggataaacataacttttaaaaagcaaggcggtaataaaactatggcgcttatagtaatcgttgaagaaccagtagATCTCCCAAAGAGACTTactggaatcctcagtaagaggataaactcaaatggtcaagaaatcaaggtcaggtcgaaatacaatcgaaaaatcttatttataaaggcctgttctgattattccccaaacctacaggaaactgtagtgtctacaagggtgtag
- a CDS encoding hypothetical protein (encoded by transcript BEWA_033070A) has protein sequence MTNEGVTIDISYYPGGQTVKQDGGGYYYESTGGTVLLTDEWYPDPEGTYRKFTHTPENGKIGNIMHNKNSLSGFGSFADKKSVSVYYWSLDNTCSKPLLIQLGSGNTYYITEGGDGWKNQSDINDTNLRKKLNKQNCQRNQAHVIDLSNKSNGNYTCLSCQKQIQVYSNSYGGTTYYTSRSSYRLSVNSFRDKDVNSWQLGLPSLNGASGVNVYWNGSGRNPLIVYQQVGNQRYFRKNAGNGTSWIEVSNAGSLPNGQTPTITTLDFSSSSGITYDGGSSSISITVLRSHIGEGYYGYQYSLRGAPFMISGVKHNSTPLTGISFQDALTSVSGYYYGGNNPTDQSNILLIEVVASGNSKYSYFYRRTKDADKWAEYSISGGGTTRLQGKGLTQKLDELKELKVTLEKLDKLTELEAELSQLKEKLNESHNTGTVAGSSVGTGLGGAGLGALAVWKGPALIARLITRL, from the coding sequence atgactAATGAGGGTGTTACTATTGACATTAGTTATTATCCTGGGGGCCAAACAGTCAAACAAGACGGTGGAGGATACTATTATGAGAGCACTGGTGGAACGGTTCTTCTAACGGATGAGTGGTATCCTGATCCAGAAGGGACTTACAGGAAGTTTACTCATACTCCAGAGAATGGTAAAATAGGGAATATTATGCACAATAAAAACTCTCTTTCTGGATTTGGTAGCTTTGCTGATAAGAAGAGTGTTTCAGTCTACTATTGGTCATTAGATAATACTTGTAGTAAGCCACTACTCATACAACTTGGTAGCGGAAATACGTATTATATCACTGAAGGTGGTGATGGTTGGAAGAATCAGAGTGATATAAACGACACTAATCTCAGGAAGAAACTTAACAAACAAAACTGTCAAAGGAACCAGGCACATGTTATAGATCTCTCCAACAAGAGTAATGGTAACTATACTTGTCTCAGTTGTCAAAAACAAATCCAAGTATACAGCAATTCCTACGGAGGTACCACATACTATACTAGTCGTTCTAGTTATAGACTCTCAGTAAATAGTTTCAGGGATAAGGATGTTAATAGTTGGCAACTCGGACTTCCATCTCTAAACGGTGCCAGCGGTGTAAATGTCTACTGGAACGGGTCTGGTAGAAATCCCCTCATTGTCTATCAACAAGTTGGAAATCAGAGATACTTCAGAAAAAACGCTGGCAATGGAACTTCCTGGATTGAAGTCTCTAATGCTGGTTCTCTTCCTAATGGACAAACTCCTACTATTACTACTCTAGATTTCTCTTCATCGTCTGGTATAACATACGATGGTGGAAGTAGCAGTATAAGTATAACTGTGCTAAGAAGTCACATAGGTGAGGGTTATTACGGATACCAGTATTCTCTGAGAGGTGCACCATTTATGATCAGTGGAGTTAAGCATAATAGTACTCCTCTTACCGGTATATCCTTTCAAGATGCTCTAACTAGTGTCTCTGGATATTACTACGGAGGAAATAATCCTACAGATCAGTCTAACATTCTTCTGATTGAAGTGGTTGCTAGTGGGAACTCCAAATATTCATACTTTTACAGACGAACTAAGGATGCAGACAAATGGGCAGAATATTCTATATCTGGAGGAGGAACTACTAGACTACAGGGGAAAGGTCTCACCCAAAAGCTTGATGAGCTCAAGGAGTTGAAGGTAACACTAGAGAAGCTGGATAAACTTACTGAGTTAGAGGCTGAGCTTAGTCAGTTAAAGGAAAAGCTTAATGAGTCGCATAATACAGGTACTGTAGCTGGGTCATCTGTTGGAACTGGACTAGGCGGAGCAGGGCTTGGCGCTCTTGCCGTATGGAAGGGACCCGCTTTAATTGCACGACTAATCACCCGTCTGTAA
- a CDS encoding hypothetical protein (encoded by transcript BEWA_033030A) — translation MSTGKITIDIGKKFKSSYNEPAIPCYYKDGQSRNIGKTEHIAGGYKDYTLSLKDLSNEKTQIDIERNGTKQNFSTIFSTCEKITVSYLLEDETNAVPLLVQLCKSNGITEIYVPNGQNSWRKHITSTGNDIPKNLSSVIHSLLTCPVVIFLDTNKDYYITGFPSNSLNLPRINITDDSSRSYNCYYKRFKHSYYGGQKIRVVSIRHNNSPIEFDKGVLENEYVHVIVSYWTGDRTYKNPLILELGIMHTSGHKSNVYYAPIGDHWRDSGYLHHRLMDEQSRQNCNQNNAHVIDTSKKVSTIYSCLSCRVCNIHTTYINETNYQYGSVTHEMKEGNDHNKHLDRKGVIDYNNYVGSFQNRDHIQLGLFVTDKTSKVTTYWYKDDSYPSLIYIHSPIDKWYRITKDYTSLWHRVTSTLNKDDKKAIYEKLVSISKGEDEQPITEEEKEILDELERDEESTEESEDEYTHEDKHNTYDDTARKEKDKPKRKPKKSYSYSGISTVGIVAGVVVAGLCIGMIGRMVWNRYSPRMYHVFHNVVLPSYL, via the coding sequence ATGTCTACCGGCAAAATTACCATAGATATTGGAAAAAAGTTTAAATCATCCTACAATGAACCGGCTATACCGTGTTATTACAAAGATGGACAATCTAGAAACATTGGAAAGACGGAACACATAGCAGGTGGTTATAAAGATTATACTCTATCTCTTAAAGATTTAAGTAATGAAAAAACTCAAATTGATATAGAGCGTAATGGAACcaaacaaaatttttcCACAATTTTTAGCACATGCGAGAAAATAACCGTTTCCTACCTTCTTGAAGATGAAACAAACGCAGTACCACTTCTTGTACAACTTTGTAAATCCAATGGTATTACGGAAATATACGTACCTAACGGTCAAAATAGCTGGAGAAAACATATAACTTCGACAGGAAACGATATTCCCAAGAATTTATCCTCAGTAATTCACAGCCTTCTTACTTGTCCTGTAGTGATTTTTTTGGATACTAATAAGGACTATTATATCACTGGGTTTCCATCCAATTCCTTGAATCTCCCACGAATTAATATCACAGATGATAGCTCCAGATCCTACAATTGCTATTACAAAAGGTTCAAACACAGCTATTACGGAGGACAAAAAATTAGAGTTGTATCAATCAGACACAATAATAGCCCTATAGAATTCGATAAAGGTGTCCTCGAGAACGAATACGTACATGTGATTGTTTCCTATTGGACAGGAGATAGAACATATAAGAATCCGCtaattttggaattagGCATAATGCACACTTCTGGACATAAATCAAACGTTTACTATGCACCTATAGGGGATCATTGGAGGGATAGTGGATATTTACACCATAGACTTATGGATGAGCAAAGTCGTCAGAACTGCAATCAGAATAATGCGCATGTAATTGACACTTCTAAAAAGGTTTCAACCATATACTCATGTCTTTCTTGTAGAGTTTGTAACATACATACTACGTATATAAATGAAACTAACTACCAATATGGATCTGTTACCCATGAAATGAAGGAAGGAAACGACCATAATAAGCACCTGGATCGTAAGGGTGTGATTGATTACAATAATTACGTTGGTAGTTTTCAGAACCGAGACCATATACAACTTGGACTATTCGTAACTGACAAGACTTCAAAGGTTACCACTTACTGGTATAAGGACGATAGCTATCCTTCACTCATTTACATCCACTCACCCATCGACAAGTGGTACAGGATTACAAAAGACTACACAAGTTTGTGGCACAGAGTAACTAGCACTCTGAacaaagatgataaaaaagCCATCTACGAAAAACTTGTGAGTATATCTAAGGGAGAAGACGAACAACCAATTactgaagaagagaaagaaATTCTAGATGAATTAGAGCGTGATGAAGAAAGTACTGAGgaatctgaagatgaatataCACACGAAGATAAACATAACACCTACGACGATACAGCGagaaaagaaaaggataaaCCCAAAAGGAAACCAAAAAAGTCATACTCTTACAGTGGCATTTCTACAGTGGGCATAGTTGCTGGAGTAGTTGTGGCAGGACTTTGCATAGGAATGATAGGAAGGATGGTATGGAATAGATATAGTCCTAGAATGTACCACGTATTCCACAATGTAGTCCTACCTTCATACCTTTGA